The following coding sequences are from one Tepidamorphus gemmatus window:
- the dhaL gene encoding dihydroxyacetone kinase subunit DhaL, producing MTDLPGHMAVALGADDIETLFGAMARTIIAHAEELTALDQAIGDGDHGVNMKRGFEAVTANLPAIAAKPLPEALKAAGMELVMKVGGASGPLYGTLLMTLGKTLPAAPGRGDVAAALAAAIDAVKARGKSETGQKTMLDVLAPVQAAVARGEDLATIRAIAAEAAAATVPMRATRGRASFLGERSVGHMDPGARSSQLLVEAVCDAIGDFA from the coding sequence ATGACGGACCTACCGGGCCATATGGCCGTCGCTCTCGGGGCCGACGACATCGAGACATTGTTCGGGGCCATGGCGCGCACGATCATCGCCCATGCCGAGGAACTGACAGCGCTCGACCAGGCGATCGGTGACGGCGATCACGGTGTCAACATGAAGCGCGGCTTCGAGGCGGTAACGGCGAACCTGCCGGCCATCGCCGCGAAGCCGCTGCCGGAGGCGCTGAAGGCGGCGGGGATGGAGCTGGTGATGAAGGTCGGCGGTGCTTCCGGGCCGCTCTACGGCACGCTGCTGATGACACTGGGCAAGACCCTTCCGGCGGCGCCCGGACGCGGCGACGTCGCCGCGGCGCTGGCGGCGGCGATCGACGCGGTGAAGGCCCGCGGCAAGTCGGAGACCGGCCAGAAGACGATGCTCGACGTGCTGGCACCCGTGCAGGCCGCAGTGGCCCGCGGCGAGGATCTGGCAACGATCCGCGCGATCGCCGCCGAGGCGGCCGCGGCGACGGTGCCGATGCGCGCCACCCGGGGGCGGGCGTCGTTCCTCGGCGAGCGGTCGGTCGGCCACATGGACCCCGGCGCCCGGTCGAGCCAGCTTCTGGTCGAGGCTGTGTGTGACGCAATCGGAGATTTCGCATGA
- a CDS encoding class I SAM-dependent DNA methyltransferase, which translates to MDSGQSGAVPRRSAVEGAIRSAGQSLIRGIYAVGAGVYDRLLVGALGYRAHECAVDALVRHWTDEDRGPVLDLGCGTGLTAAALKARLDVEVDGLDFSEEMLERAAERGIYRRLIRADATRPYPVPDGSYGGVVSSGLFTHGHVGAEALEPALAATRTGGLLAFTVYATIWRRGGFEGTLAELERDGRIDIVAHERAAHFTRLKGQSVHVLAIRKRR; encoded by the coding sequence ATGGACAGCGGACAATCGGGCGCGGTGCCGCGCAGGAGCGCCGTCGAAGGCGCCATCAGGTCGGCGGGACAGAGCCTCATTCGCGGTATCTACGCGGTGGGCGCCGGCGTCTACGACCGGCTGCTCGTCGGCGCGCTGGGCTACAGGGCCCACGAATGCGCGGTCGATGCGCTGGTTCGGCACTGGACCGACGAGGATCGTGGCCCGGTGCTCGATCTGGGCTGCGGCACCGGGCTGACCGCTGCGGCGCTGAAGGCACGGCTCGATGTGGAGGTGGACGGGCTCGACTTTTCCGAGGAAATGCTGGAGCGAGCCGCGGAGAGGGGAATCTACCGACGCCTGATCCGCGCCGACGCAACCAGGCCCTACCCGGTACCTGACGGCAGCTACGGCGGCGTGGTGTCGTCCGGCCTCTTCACCCACGGCCATGTCGGCGCCGAGGCGCTCGAACCGGCCCTTGCGGCGACCCGTACGGGCGGCCTGCTCGCCTTCACCGTCTATGCGACGATCTGGCGGCGCGGCGGTTTCGAGGGGACGCTGGCCGAACTGGAACGCGACGGCCGCATCGACATCGTCGCCCATGAGCGGGCCGCGCATTTTACCCGCCTGAAGGGGCAGTCGGTCCACGTGCTGGCGATCCGCAAGCGGCGATAG
- a CDS encoding iron-containing alcohol dehydrogenase, which translates to MRPFTFNTAGSIVFGAGESRRIGALAAARGWRRVLVVTDPGLVRVGLIEPPLAALGEAGLDVAVFSDVAADPPEHVVHAATKRARDHEADAVIGFGGGSSLDVAKLVALLASGRETLPEVYGIGNARGPRLPLMLVPTTAGTGSEVTPISIVTTGTHEKMGVVSPVLLPDVALLDPDLTIGLPPAVTAATGIDAMVHAIEAHASASANNNPVSRALAREALRLMGAAIETAVHDGKDRAARADMLLGSMLAGQAFANSPVAAVHALAYPIGGHFHVPHGLSNALVLPHVLRFNAETAGEAYADIAPIVFPDLAEIGTQARGAAFADRLADLAARCGLQPRLRDVGIPEDALEMMADDAMKQTRLLVNNPRPMSRADALAIYRAAW; encoded by the coding sequence ATGAGGCCGTTCACGTTCAACACAGCCGGCAGCATCGTCTTCGGCGCGGGGGAATCGCGGCGGATCGGCGCGCTGGCCGCGGCGAGAGGCTGGCGCCGGGTGCTGGTGGTCACCGATCCCGGTCTGGTCCGGGTCGGCCTCATCGAACCGCCGCTCGCGGCGCTTGGTGAGGCGGGCCTCGACGTGGCGGTCTTTTCCGATGTCGCGGCGGACCCACCGGAACACGTCGTGCACGCGGCGACGAAGCGCGCAAGGGACCACGAGGCGGATGCCGTGATCGGCTTCGGCGGCGGCTCCTCGCTCGATGTCGCCAAGCTGGTGGCGCTGCTGGCGTCAGGCCGCGAGACACTGCCCGAGGTCTATGGCATCGGCAATGCCCGGGGTCCGCGGCTGCCGCTGATGCTGGTTCCGACCACTGCGGGAACCGGCTCGGAGGTGACGCCGATCTCGATCGTCACCACCGGCACCCACGAGAAGATGGGGGTCGTCTCCCCGGTCCTGTTGCCGGATGTCGCGCTGCTCGATCCCGACCTGACGATCGGCCTGCCGCCGGCGGTAACCGCCGCGACCGGGATCGATGCCATGGTTCATGCGATCGAGGCCCATGCCTCGGCCAGCGCCAACAACAATCCCGTGTCACGGGCGCTTGCCCGCGAGGCCTTGCGGCTGATGGGCGCGGCGATCGAAACGGCCGTGCATGACGGCAAGGACCGCGCGGCGAGAGCCGACATGCTGCTTGGCTCGATGCTTGCCGGCCAGGCCTTTGCCAATTCGCCGGTGGCTGCCGTGCATGCGCTGGCCTATCCGATCGGCGGGCATTTCCACGTGCCGCATGGTCTGTCCAACGCGCTGGTGCTGCCGCACGTGCTGCGCTTCAACGCGGAGACGGCGGGCGAGGCCTATGCCGACATCGCGCCGATCGTGTTCCCCGATCTCGCCGAGATCGGCACGCAGGCGCGCGGCGCCGCATTCGCCGACCGTCTTGCTGATCTCGCCGCCCGGTGCGGGCTGCAGCCGCGTCTGCGCGACGTCGGCATTCCGGAAGACGCGCTGGAGATGATGGCCGACGATGCGATGAAGCAGACGCGGCTGCTGGTCAACAACCCGCGGCCGATGAGCCGCGCGGACGCGCTCGCGATCTATCGGGCGGCGTGGTGA
- a CDS encoding enoyl-CoA hydratase-related protein translates to MSTYQDISLAVEDGIARVTVERAEKLNAMRNRTADELRDAFERLEADAEVRAVILTGAGRGFGAGYDLATIDPDETPALDHVLEAHFNPLIRRMRSSRLPIVSAVNGPCAGASVGVALAGDIVLAGRSAFFYEPFVGIALVPDAGNTLFLPGIAGRIRASAAMLLGERIAAEEAMAWGLVWRVVEDAELEAQAMAIAGRLARLAPAAVAATKRLIARASEPALDAQLDLERDLQAEAGRSPEMKAAVAAFLARRAR, encoded by the coding sequence ATGAGCACATACCAGGACATTTCGCTGGCGGTCGAGGACGGTATCGCCCGAGTGACGGTCGAGCGCGCCGAGAAGCTGAACGCGATGCGCAACCGCACGGCGGACGAACTCCGCGACGCCTTCGAGCGTCTCGAGGCCGATGCGGAGGTCCGCGCGGTGATCCTGACCGGGGCGGGGCGCGGCTTCGGCGCGGGCTACGATCTCGCGACCATCGACCCCGACGAGACGCCGGCGCTCGATCATGTGCTGGAAGCCCATTTCAACCCGCTGATCCGGCGGATGCGCTCCTCGCGCCTGCCGATCGTCAGTGCGGTGAACGGACCCTGTGCCGGCGCCTCGGTGGGTGTCGCGCTCGCAGGCGACATCGTGCTGGCCGGGCGGTCGGCCTTCTTCTACGAGCCCTTTGTCGGCATCGCGCTGGTGCCCGACGCCGGCAACACGCTGTTCCTGCCAGGGATTGCGGGGCGCATCCGCGCCTCCGCCGCGATGCTGCTCGGCGAGCGTATCGCCGCCGAGGAGGCGATGGCCTGGGGGCTGGTGTGGCGGGTCGTCGAGGACGCCGAACTCGAGGCGCAGGCGATGGCGATCGCCGGCAGGCTCGCCCGCCTCGCCCCGGCAGCCGTGGCGGCGACCAAGCGGCTGATCGCCCGAGCGAGCGAACCTGCTCTTGATGCCCAGCTCGATCTCGAACGCGACCTGCAGGCCGAAGCGGGCCGCAGTCCCGAGATGAAGGCGGCGGTCGCGGCGTTCCTTGCAAGGCGCGCGCGGTGA
- a CDS encoding putative PEP-binding protein, which produces MRPAARSPDKVVHVGRPASPGLVLGPVIIDQARTGPRRVAGDPATERAALEAALDEAMTALGELIAAHTGEAADMLEFQLALATDETLSEPAFAAIAAGAAADVAWTDAVDALIADYQTAEEEYFRARAADLADLRDRVLARLRGDAEVSAVLPEAAILVADDITPSRFLSTDWTGRGIALAAGSATSHVAMLARARGVPMAIGLGPVDTTDGDLALLDGEAGRLVVRPDPGERAAFADARGALERRRVAVAAAARRPALTASGERVQVMINVADPAELDGIDPAICDGIGLARTELMFHAGAGLPDEAAQLAAYRRLLAWAAGRPVVVRTLDAGGDKPIPGYTVDNEPNSFLGMRGVRLSLRHPEVFRVQLRALLRAATDGDIRIMVPMVAIPGEMQRVRGLLAEAAAALGREQIPHRVPPLGMMVEVPAAALALEHFDTDFVSIGSNDLIQYVMAASRDAPGLGDLTDPTAPAVLKLIAMTVATAEARAIPISLCGDAGGDPAVVPALLAAGLRCLSVAPSAVGAVKQAIVGWEPAR; this is translated from the coding sequence ATGAGACCTGCCGCACGATCGCCGGACAAGGTCGTGCATGTCGGACGGCCCGCCTCGCCCGGTCTCGTGCTGGGTCCGGTCATCATCGACCAGGCACGAACCGGGCCGCGTCGCGTCGCAGGCGATCCGGCAACCGAGCGTGCCGCGCTGGAGGCGGCACTGGATGAGGCGATGACGGCACTCGGCGAGCTGATCGCCGCCCATACCGGCGAGGCGGCGGACATGCTCGAGTTCCAGCTTGCGCTCGCCACTGACGAGACGCTGAGCGAGCCGGCCTTCGCGGCGATCGCCGCCGGGGCGGCGGCCGACGTCGCCTGGACCGACGCCGTCGATGCGTTGATCGCCGACTACCAGACCGCCGAGGAAGAATACTTCCGCGCTCGCGCCGCCGACCTTGCCGATCTGCGGGACCGGGTGCTGGCACGTCTGAGGGGGGACGCAGAGGTTTCCGCAGTCCTGCCCGAGGCGGCGATCCTGGTCGCCGACGACATCACGCCGTCGCGGTTCCTGTCGACCGACTGGACCGGGCGTGGCATCGCGCTTGCCGCCGGCAGCGCCACCAGCCATGTGGCAATGCTGGCGCGCGCGCGCGGCGTGCCGATGGCCATCGGTCTGGGGCCGGTCGACACCACGGACGGCGACCTTGCCCTGCTGGACGGGGAGGCAGGCAGACTGGTGGTGCGGCCCGATCCGGGCGAGCGGGCCGCCTTTGCGGACGCCCGGGGCGCGTTGGAGCGCCGCCGTGTCGCCGTGGCCGCGGCTGCCCGTCGGCCGGCGCTGACAGCCTCCGGCGAGCGGGTGCAGGTGATGATCAACGTCGCCGATCCTGCCGAACTCGACGGCATCGATCCGGCGATCTGCGATGGCATCGGGCTCGCCCGCACCGAGCTGATGTTCCATGCGGGCGCAGGACTGCCGGACGAAGCCGCGCAGCTTGCCGCGTATCGTCGGCTTCTCGCCTGGGCCGCCGGGCGGCCGGTGGTCGTGCGCACGCTCGATGCCGGCGGCGACAAGCCGATCCCGGGCTACACGGTCGACAACGAGCCGAACAGCTTCCTCGGCATGCGCGGCGTGCGGCTGTCGCTCAGGCACCCCGAGGTGTTCCGCGTGCAGCTGCGCGCGCTGTTGCGCGCCGCTACGGACGGCGACATCCGGATCATGGTGCCGATGGTGGCCATTCCCGGCGAGATGCAGCGCGTGCGCGGGCTGCTCGCCGAGGCTGCAGCGGCGCTGGGGCGGGAGCAGATCCCCCATCGCGTCCCGCCGCTGGGGATGATGGTCGAGGTGCCGGCGGCGGCGCTGGCGCTCGAACACTTCGATACCGATTTCGTTTCGATCGGGTCCAACGACCTCATCCAGTATGTGATGGCCGCGAGCCGCGACGCTCCCGGGCTTGGCGATCTGACCGATCCGACCGCTCCGGCGGTGCTGAAGCTCATTGCGATGACGGTGGCGACGGCCGAAGCGCGCGCCATTCCGATATCGCTGTGCGGAGATGCCGGCGGCGATCCTGCCGTCGTCCCGGCGTTGCTGGCGGCCGGATTGCGCTGCCTGTCCGTCGCGCCGTCGGCGGTCGGTGCGGTCAAACAGGCGATCGTCGGATGGGAGCCGGCCCGCTGA
- a CDS encoding ABC transporter ATP-binding protein, whose protein sequence is MAEVRLEDVSKRFGATTAVEGLSLTVADGEFVVLLGPTGAGKTTTLRLVAGLEQADQGRILIGGEDVTRADPASRDVTFVFQQYSLYPHMTVYDNLAFPLRSPARRQSEAAIRARVEAVASMLRISSKLGNKATRLSGGEMQRVAIGRALVREPRVYLMDEPLSSLDAKLRSEMRLELKRIKKELGATILYVTHDQVEAMTMADRIGVMREGRLIQIGSPHAIYTDPDDIYVATRLGQPSINLVPAGLIPDAGAPAGAVTLGLRTEHLRITAKPNGGACGTVAWIEHLGDQNHLHVEIGGRRLTVLADPDTDLAVGDTVGVEAVGALYFGADGSRIRGARG, encoded by the coding sequence ATGGCTGAGGTTCGCCTCGAGGATGTCTCGAAGCGCTTCGGCGCGACGACCGCCGTCGAGGGCCTGAGCCTGACGGTGGCCGACGGAGAATTCGTCGTCCTGCTCGGACCAACCGGAGCCGGGAAGACGACGACGCTCCGCCTCGTCGCGGGCCTCGAGCAGGCGGATCAGGGACGCATCCTGATCGGCGGCGAGGATGTGACCCGGGCCGACCCGGCCTCGCGCGACGTCACCTTCGTCTTCCAGCAGTATTCGCTCTACCCGCACATGACCGTCTACGACAACCTCGCCTTCCCGCTGCGCTCGCCGGCGCGGCGGCAGAGCGAGGCGGCGATCCGGGCCCGTGTCGAGGCGGTGGCGTCGATGCTGCGGATCTCCTCGAAGCTCGGCAACAAGGCGACCCGGCTGTCCGGCGGCGAGATGCAGCGTGTCGCGATAGGTCGGGCATTGGTGCGCGAGCCGCGCGTCTACCTGATGGACGAGCCGTTGTCCTCGCTCGATGCCAAGCTGCGCTCGGAAATGCGCCTGGAGCTCAAGCGCATCAAGAAGGAACTCGGCGCGACGATCCTCTATGTCACGCACGACCAGGTCGAGGCGATGACGATGGCCGACCGGATTGGCGTGATGCGCGAGGGGCGGCTGATCCAGATCGGCAGTCCGCACGCCATCTACACCGATCCCGACGACATCTATGTCGCGACCCGGCTCGGGCAGCCGTCCATAAACCTGGTTCCCGCGGGCCTGATCCCGGACGCCGGCGCGCCGGCCGGCGCGGTCACGCTCGGGCTACGCACCGAGCATCTGCGGATCACCGCGAAGCCGAACGGCGGGGCGTGCGGCACGGTTGCCTGGATCGAGCATCTGGGCGACCAGAATCATCTGCACGTCGAGATCGGAGGGCGGCGCCTGACAGTTCTCGCCGATCCCGACACTGATCTGGCGGTCGGCGACACGGTGGGGGTGGAGGCTGTGGGCGCGTTGTATTTCGGCGCGGACGGCAGCCGGATCAGGGGAGCACGCGGATGA
- a CDS encoding RidA family protein — MTITRHQTGPRMSQAVAYGGLVFLAGQVDLDGPAATVGEQTANILRRIDGLLAEAGTDKSRLLSATIWITDMARFNEMNEVWDAWVSPGNTPARATVEAKLAAPHYLVEIAVVAAAGG; from the coding sequence ATGACCATCACCCGCCATCAGACCGGACCGCGCATGAGTCAGGCCGTCGCCTATGGTGGCCTCGTGTTTCTCGCCGGCCAGGTCGACCTGGACGGCCCGGCCGCGACGGTCGGCGAGCAGACGGCGAACATTCTGCGGCGGATCGACGGCCTGCTGGCGGAGGCCGGCACCGACAAGAGCCGCCTGCTGTCGGCGACCATCTGGATCACCGATATGGCCCGCTTCAACGAGATGAACGAGGTCTGGGACGCCTGGGTGTCGCCCGGCAACACCCCGGCCCGGGCAACCGTCGAGGCGAAGCTGGCCGCGCCGCACTATCTGGTCGAGATCGCCGTGGTGGCGGCCGCCGGCGGCTGA
- the dhaM gene encoding dihydroxyacetone kinase phosphoryl donor subunit DhaM, with the protein MSLAKTSAGTPARVGIVIVSHSPDVARGTADMVRQMVGTEVPLAWCGGNPDGGLGTSVEKIIAAIDAAWSEAGVAILVDLGGAETNSEMAIELLPEERQERTVLVNAPLVEGAIMAATEAWGGGSLDDVRRTAEELAPR; encoded by the coding sequence ATGAGCCTTGCCAAGACCAGCGCCGGGACACCCGCCCGCGTCGGCATCGTGATCGTGTCGCATTCGCCCGACGTGGCGCGGGGCACCGCCGACATGGTGCGCCAGATGGTCGGGACCGAGGTGCCGCTTGCCTGGTGCGGCGGCAATCCGGACGGGGGACTTGGCACCAGCGTGGAGAAGATCATCGCCGCGATTGACGCGGCCTGGTCGGAGGCTGGCGTGGCAATCCTCGTGGATCTCGGCGGCGCCGAGACCAACAGCGAGATGGCGATCGAACTGCTGCCCGAAGAGCGGCAGGAAAGGACCGTTCTGGTCAATGCCCCGCTCGTCGAGGGAGCGATCATGGCGGCGACCGAAGCCTGGGGAGGAGGCAGTCTTGACGATGTCCGTCGGACGGCCGAGGAACTGGCCCCCCGGTAA
- a CDS encoding protein meaA, whose translation MTGERDRPWIFRTYAGHSTAAESNRLYRSNLAKGQTGLSIAFDLPTQTGYDSDHPLARGEVGKVGVPVCHLGDMRTLLDGIPLERMNTSMTINATAAWLLALYVAAADEQGADRAKLTGTTQNDIIKEYLSRGTYVFPPAPSMRLTTDVIAWTCREMPKWNPINVCSYHLQEAGATPVQELAFALANAIAILDEVKASGAVPEAEFPAAVARISFFVNAGIRFVTEICKMRAFTELWDEITAERYGIEDPRLRRFRYGVQVNSLGLTEQQPENNVARILLEMLAVTLSKDARARAVQLPAWNEALGLPRPWDQQWSLRMQQILAYETDLLEYGDIFAGSTVIGAKVAELKAAARKELDTVLAMGGAVAAVESGYMKRALVDSNTARLDAIERGEQIVVGVNAFTETEPSPLSTGTGAVLSVPEWVERDQIERLTAWRAARDAAAAAAALAELKRAAAEGRNVMDASIACARAGVTTGEWGAALREVFGEYRAPTGVGRAARNDGEGLDEVRAAVERASRRLGRRLKFLVGKPGLDGHSNGAEQIAVRARDAGMEVVYEGIRLTPAEIVAAAEEESVHVVGLSILSGSHVPLVGEVMERMRKAGLERIPVVVGGIIPPEDAETLKAAGVAAVYTPKDFRLNDIMADVVRIAVAGVEREVA comes from the coding sequence ATGACGGGCGAGCGCGACAGGCCGTGGATCTTTCGCACCTATGCCGGGCATTCGACCGCGGCGGAATCGAACCGGCTCTATCGATCCAATCTCGCCAAGGGCCAGACAGGCCTGTCCATCGCCTTCGACCTGCCCACCCAGACGGGCTATGACTCCGACCATCCGCTTGCCAGAGGGGAGGTCGGCAAGGTCGGCGTGCCGGTCTGTCATCTGGGCGACATGAGGACGCTCCTCGACGGCATTCCGCTCGAGCGGATGAACACCTCGATGACGATCAATGCGACGGCGGCCTGGCTGCTGGCGCTCTACGTCGCCGCTGCGGACGAACAGGGTGCGGACCGCGCGAAGCTGACCGGCACGACCCAGAACGACATCATCAAGGAGTATCTGTCGCGCGGCACCTATGTGTTTCCGCCGGCGCCCTCGATGCGGCTGACCACCGACGTCATTGCCTGGACCTGCCGCGAGATGCCGAAGTGGAATCCGATAAACGTCTGCTCCTACCATCTGCAGGAGGCGGGTGCGACGCCGGTGCAGGAACTTGCCTTCGCGCTCGCCAACGCCATCGCCATTCTCGACGAGGTGAAGGCCTCGGGCGCCGTCCCCGAGGCAGAATTCCCGGCTGCCGTCGCGCGCATCTCGTTCTTCGTCAACGCCGGAATCCGGTTTGTCACCGAAATCTGCAAGATGCGCGCGTTCACCGAGCTGTGGGACGAGATCACCGCGGAACGCTATGGCATCGAGGATCCCCGCCTGCGCCGCTTCCGCTATGGCGTCCAGGTCAATTCGCTCGGTCTCACCGAGCAGCAGCCCGAGAACAACGTCGCGCGCATCCTGCTCGAAATGCTGGCCGTCACGCTGTCGAAGGATGCCCGCGCCCGCGCCGTGCAGCTGCCCGCCTGGAACGAGGCGCTGGGACTGCCGCGTCCGTGGGATCAGCAGTGGTCGTTGCGGATGCAGCAGATCCTCGCCTACGAGACCGATCTTCTCGAATACGGTGACATCTTCGCCGGTTCGACGGTGATCGGCGCCAAGGTTGCCGAGCTGAAGGCGGCGGCCCGCAAGGAACTCGACACGGTGCTCGCCATGGGCGGTGCGGTGGCAGCGGTCGAATCGGGCTACATGAAGCGGGCGCTGGTCGACTCCAATACGGCCCGCCTGGACGCGATCGAACGGGGCGAGCAGATCGTCGTCGGCGTCAACGCCTTCACCGAGACCGAGCCCTCGCCGCTGTCGACCGGCACGGGCGCCGTGCTGAGCGTGCCCGAATGGGTCGAGCGCGACCAGATCGAGCGGTTGACGGCCTGGCGCGCGGCGCGCGACGCTGCAGCGGCCGCAGCGGCGCTCGCCGAACTGAAGCGGGCCGCTGCCGAGGGGCGCAACGTGATGGATGCATCGATCGCCTGTGCCCGGGCCGGCGTCACCACCGGCGAGTGGGGCGCGGCGCTGCGCGAGGTCTTCGGCGAGTATCGAGCGCCGACCGGGGTCGGTCGTGCCGCTCGCAACGATGGTGAAGGGCTCGACGAGGTAAGGGCGGCCGTGGAGCGCGCCTCGCGCCGGCTCGGCCGCAGGCTCAAGTTCCTGGTCGGCAAGCCCGGCCTCGACGGCCATTCCAACGGCGCCGAACAGATTGCCGTCCGCGCCCGCGACGCCGGCATGGAGGTGGTCTACGAGGGCATCCGCCTGACCCCTGCCGAGATTGTCGCGGCGGCGGAGGAGGAGAGTGTCCACGTGGTCGGCCTGTCGATCCTGTCCGGCAGCCACGTGCCTCTGGTCGGCGAGGTGATGGAGCGGATGCGCAAGGCCGGTCTCGAGCGGATCCCTGTCGTGGTCGGTGGCATCATTCCGCCAGAGGATGCCGAGACATTGAAGGCCGCGGGTGTCGCCGCCGTCTACACGCCGAAGGACTTCCGACTGAACGACATCATGGCCGACGTGGTCAGGATCGCCGTGGCCGGCGTCGAGAGGGAGGTGGCGTGA
- a CDS encoding HPr family phosphocarrier protein — protein sequence MTAPCTASVLLFHEVGLHARPSVKLTKLAKRFASQIEVAPAPDGPWIDAKSIVKVMAVKAPKDTVLHFRATGEDADRALAALVRLVETDFADEAV from the coding sequence ATGACCGCACCCTGCACCGCCTCGGTCCTGCTGTTTCACGAGGTCGGGCTGCATGCCCGGCCGTCGGTCAAGCTGACCAAGCTTGCGAAGCGCTTCGCCTCGCAGATCGAGGTCGCCCCCGCACCGGACGGGCCCTGGATCGACGCCAAGAGCATCGTCAAGGTCATGGCGGTGAAGGCGCCGAAGGACACCGTGCTGCATTTCCGCGCCACCGGTGAGGATGCCGACCGGGCGTTGGCGGCGCTGGTGCGCCTGGTTGAAACCGATTTCGCGGACGAGGCGGTATGA
- the dhaK gene encoding dihydroxyacetone kinase subunit DhaK, translated as MKKLINGVETVLRESLDGFCAAHSDIVVLGEDHKFVRRRALKPGKVALVSGGGSGHEPLHVGFVGHGMLDAACPGQVFTSPTPDQMLAAAEAVDQGAGVLYVVKNYEGDVMNFEMAAEMASGTVATVVTNDDVAVEASSFSTGRRGVAGTLVVEKVVGAAAEAGADLASCQALGERVNARTRSMGIALTSCTVPAAGTPTFSLAEDEMEMGVGIHGEPGRRRVKLMPAREIADEMVAAILGDFGADASGEALLLVNGFGGTPTMELYLMYDNARKLIERRGIRITRSLVGNYVTSLEMAGCSLTVTLLDEEIARHWDAPVHTAALRWGM; from the coding sequence ATGAAGAAACTGATCAACGGCGTCGAGACGGTGTTGCGCGAAAGTCTCGACGGATTCTGCGCGGCGCATTCGGATATCGTGGTGCTCGGCGAGGATCACAAGTTCGTGCGCCGGCGCGCGCTGAAGCCCGGCAAGGTGGCGCTGGTTTCCGGCGGCGGCTCGGGCCACGAACCGTTGCATGTCGGATTCGTCGGCCATGGGATGCTGGATGCCGCCTGTCCCGGGCAGGTGTTCACCTCGCCGACACCCGACCAGATGCTGGCGGCCGCCGAGGCGGTCGATCAGGGGGCGGGCGTGCTCTATGTGGTGAAGAACTACGAAGGCGACGTGATGAACTTCGAGATGGCCGCGGAGATGGCGTCCGGCACGGTCGCGACCGTCGTCACCAATGACGACGTGGCGGTCGAGGCGTCCAGCTTCTCGACCGGACGGCGCGGTGTGGCCGGCACCCTTGTGGTGGAGAAGGTGGTCGGCGCGGCGGCCGAGGCAGGCGCCGATCTCGCAAGCTGCCAGGCCCTCGGAGAGCGCGTCAACGCCCGCACCCGCTCGATGGGGATCGCGCTGACCTCCTGCACGGTGCCGGCTGCGGGCACGCCGACCTTCAGCCTTGCCGAGGACGAGATGGAGATGGGCGTCGGCATCCACGGCGAGCCCGGCCGCAGGCGCGTGAAGCTCATGCCCGCTCGGGAGATCGCCGATGAGATGGTTGCGGCGATCCTCGGCGATTTCGGTGCGGATGCCAGCGGTGAGGCGCTGCTGCTGGTCAACGGATTCGGCGGCACGCCGACGATGGAGCTGTATCTGATGTATGACAACGCCCGCAAGCTGATCGAGCGTCGCGGCATTCGGATCACCCGCTCGCTGGTCGGCAACTATGTCACCTCGCTCGAGATGGCCGGCTGCTCGCTGACGGTGACCCTGCTCGATGAGGAGATCGCACGGCACTGGGACGCGCCCGTCCACACGGCGGCCTTGCGCTGGGGAATGTGA
- the aroQ gene encoding type II 3-dehydroquinate dehydratase has translation MAKPVYILNGPNLNLLGQRQPEIYGHETLADVESMCRRAAAGLGLDIRFHQSNAEHQIIDWIHEARQGADGIIINPAALTHTSVAILDALNACDCPVLEVHISNVHRREAFRHHSYVSLRADGVIAGCGTQGYVLALERLATLLGRQHSDSRRG, from the coding sequence ATGGCGAAGCCGGTCTACATTCTCAACGGGCCGAATCTCAACCTGCTCGGCCAGCGACAGCCGGAGATCTATGGCCATGAGACGCTGGCCGACGTGGAGTCCATGTGCCGGCGCGCGGCCGCAGGCCTTGGGCTGGACATCCGCTTCCACCAGTCGAATGCCGAGCATCAGATCATCGACTGGATCCACGAGGCGCGACAAGGAGCCGACGGCATCATCATCAACCCGGCCGCTCTGACACACACCTCGGTCGCCATTCTCGATGCCCTGAACGCCTGCGACTGTCCGGTGCTGGAGGTGCACATCTCGAACGTTCATAGACGCGAGGCCTTCCGACACCATTCCTATGTGTCGCTGCGCGCCGACGGCGTGATCGCCGGCTGCGGAACCCAGGGTTACGTGCTGGCGCTGGAGCGACTGGCCACGCTGCTGGGCAGGCAACACAGCGATTCCCGGAGAGGGTGA